The following are encoded together in the Paludisphaera mucosa genome:
- a CDS encoding transposase, whose amino-acid sequence MSTPPGRREKGGGEAQALGRSRGGFSTKVIAVACDEDGVVALDVAEGRRNDAPPAKSVLIEARDAVGTVREVLGDKGFDSDVVLDDLDALPAIPNRSNRKEPWCWDDELKEIYKQRNRVERASEGEAVPPLRHDI is encoded by the coding sequence ATCAGCACGCCGCCGGGGCGGCGCGAAAAAGGGGGGGGCGAGGCGCAGGCCCTCGGCCGGTCGCGCGGCGGCTTCTCGACGAAGGTGATCGCCGTCGCCTGCGACGAGGACGGCGTCGTGGCCCTGGACGTGGCCGAGGGGCGGAGGAACGACGCCCCGCCGGCGAAGTCCGTCCTGATCGAGGCCCGCGACGCGGTCGGGACGGTCCGCGAGGTCCTCGGCGACAAGGGCTTCGACTCCGACGTGGTGCTGGACGACCTCGACGCCCTGCCGGCGATCCCCAACCGGAGCAACCGCAAGGAGCCCTGGTGCTGGGACGACGAGTTGAAGGAGATCTACAAGCAGCGGAACCGCGTCGAGCGCGCGTCCGAAGGCGAAGCAGTTCCGCCGCTTCGCCACGACATATGA
- a CDS encoding DUF5658 family protein, whose translation MGDRIGNRRQEDEQRYLYFDRFPTTTFVLILSLLSLTLIDGVLTLRLLEEHFVEANPVMHALLQRGPVSFILGKYALTVFGLPFLLIFGRRQVFLPCLRVGHVLPAAVGLYLLLLSYQIRLIITF comes from the coding sequence GTGGGCGACCGGATCGGGAACCGTCGCCAGGAAGACGAACAACGGTACCTATATTTCGACCGATTCCCGACCACGACGTTCGTCCTGATCCTGAGCCTGCTGTCCCTGACGCTCATTGACGGGGTTCTCACCCTCCGGCTGCTCGAAGAGCACTTCGTCGAGGCGAACCCGGTGATGCACGCCCTCCTTCAAAGGGGCCCGGTCAGCTTCATCCTGGGCAAGTACGCCCTCACGGTCTTCGGCCTGCCGTTCCTCCTGATTTTCGGGCGGCGCCAGGTGTTCCTGCCATGCCTGCGGGTCGGACACGTTTTGCCGGCCGCCGTGGGCTTGTACTTGCTGCTCCTGAGCTATCAGATCCGCCTCATCATCACATTCTAA
- a CDS encoding prepilin peptidase produces the protein MTSAHYLVIGLLLFVLGACVGSFLNVCIHRIPLGQSLIRPRSRCPKCLAAIATRHNVPILGWLILGGRCRGCGLPISMRYPCTEALVGLISVGVFSIEAALSPVDIVDRGLVLVGLRLFLELSLAAFVVTASSIAIGVMRPS, from the coding sequence ATGACTTCGGCCCATTATCTCGTGATCGGCCTGCTCCTCTTTGTGCTGGGGGCGTGCGTCGGGAGCTTCCTCAACGTTTGCATCCATCGAATCCCGCTCGGCCAGAGCCTGATTCGGCCGAGGTCACGCTGCCCGAAGTGCCTGGCCGCGATCGCGACGCGGCACAATGTGCCGATCCTCGGATGGCTGATCCTCGGGGGCCGCTGCCGCGGCTGCGGCCTGCCCATCTCGATGCGATACCCGTGCACAGAAGCGCTCGTCGGCCTAATCTCTGTGGGCGTATTCAGCATCGAAGCCGCGTTGAGCCCCGTCGATATCGTCGATCGGGGTTTGGTACTCGTCGGCTTGCGACTGTTCTTGGAACTGAGCCTTGCAGCATTCGTGGTGACCGCGTCGTCCATCGCCATTGGTGTCATGCGACCGAGTTGA